One part of the Dysidea avara chromosome 10, odDysAvar1.4, whole genome shotgun sequence genome encodes these proteins:
- the LOC136236459 gene encoding ATP-dependent DNA helicase PIF1-like, whose amino-acid sequence MAKGNDNPMGNPMGGKCMLLCGDFRQILPVIQGGTRGNIVDACLKRSHLWDSVMVKQLHTNMRVHLCGDVAAGQFAEELLAIGDGKFPIDTLPDVVQLPDTMGTFVDSKEELVSRVYPDLLSNFRDLAWLSERCILAPLNKTTHSINMTLVEQLPGDCCDYRSLDTIPDESQAVHFPTEFLNSLEVSGLPQHLLLLKVGAPIIILRSLDPPRVTNGTRCVVTKLSANTVEAKISHGRYAGHDIIIPRIPLIPNNSVLPFEFRWLQFPIALCFAMTINKSQGQTFKGVGLDLTDESFTHGMLYVALSRVGSADRLTLLVRGDCKTRNVVYSEVFR is encoded by the exons ATGGCAAAAGGGAATGATAATCCAATGGGAAATCCAATGGGAGGCAAGTGCATGCTACTGTGTGGTGACTTCAGGCAGATTCTACCTGTCATTCAAGGTGGCACTAgaggtaacattgttgatgCTTGCCTCAAGCGATCTCATCTGTGGGACAGTGTGATGGTTAAACAACTACACACTAACATGAGAGTGCACCTGTGTGGGGATGTGGCAGCTGGACAATTCGCTGAAGAACTATTGGCCATTGGAGATGGGAAGTTTCCTATTGACACTCTACCTGATGTTGTCCAGCTACCTGACACCATGGGAACCTTTGTGGATAGCAAGGAGGAACTGGTTTCCAGGGTGTATCCAGATTTGCTCTCTAACTTTAGGGACTTAGCTTGGCTTTCTGAACGCTGCATTCTTGCTCCTCTTAACAAGACCACTCATTCCATCAACATGACTCTGGTGGAGCAGTTACCTGGTGACTGCTGTGACTACAGGTCCTTGGACACCATACCTGATGAATCTCAGGCTGTTCACTTTCCAACAGAATTCTTGAACTCTTTAGAGGTATCTGGACTACCTCAGCATCTTCTCTTACTTAAAGTAGGCGCTCCTATTATTATTCTACGCTCTCTAGATCCTCCAAGGGTTACTAATGGCACTAGGTGTGTAGTTACTAAACTGTCGGCTAACACAGTAGAGGCCAAGATTTCTCACGGTAGATATGCAGGAcacgatattataataccacgcattcctctcattccgaataactcggttttgccttttgaatttagatggcttcaatttccaattgcactttgctttgccatgaccattaacaaaagccagggccaaacttttaagggtgtaggattagatttgacggacgaaagcttcacacacggcatgctttatgtggcactatctagggtaggttcagcagatagattgacacttttagttagaggggattgcaaaacacgtaatgtagtctatagtgag gtttttagatag